From Mauremys mutica isolate MM-2020 ecotype Southern chromosome 15, ASM2049712v1, whole genome shotgun sequence, one genomic window encodes:
- the LOC123350562 gene encoding transmembrane protein 100-like, which yields MLNRLWQIRERRSLGRGQREREKEKQKEGAKGWSRGRGKEDGGNVEEEKEVKNPSAQKAAALGSCEIGARPHRPPPAMSAPPAPSDRVTVNMATEEVQIQLCPDPRLVSTATGGVEGACHSCLLPFSVVAALIGVAVTALAYARDAQGLVLGVLGLSLLGAGVLGLAGSYLAYRCRGRKIRGWRRGSFTLLVGDQQQQKAVV from the exons ATGCTCAATCGGCTTTG GCAGATAAGGGAGAGACGGAGCCTGGGacggggacagagagagagagagaaagagaagcagaAAGAAGGTGcgaagggctggagcagggggcggggtaAGGAGGACGGAGGGAACgtggaagaggaaaaagaagtGAAGAACCCAAGTGCTCAAAAGGCCGCGGCCCTGGGCAGCTGTGAG ATAGGAGCTCGCCCCCACCGTCCCCCGCCTGCCATGTCTGCCCCCCCGGCGCCGTCCGACCGCGTGACAGTGAACATGGCCACGGAAGAGGTCCAGATCCAGCTGTGCCCGGACCCACGTCTGGTGAGCACGGCTACGGGCGGCGTGGAAGGCGCCTGCCACAGCTGCCTCCTGCCCTTCAGCGTGGTGGCGGCGCTAATCGGGGTGGCGGTGACGGCCCTGGCCTACGCCCGGGACGCCCAGGgcttggtgctgggggtgctggggctgtCCCTGCTGGGTGCTGGGGTGCTGGGCCTGGCCGGGAGCTACCTGGCCTACCGCTGCCGGGGCCGCAAGATCAGGGGCTGGAGACGCGGCAGCTTCACCCTGCTGGTGGgggaccagcagcagcagaaggcgGTGGTGTGA
- the RPL28 gene encoding 60S ribosomal protein L28 has product MSAHLQWMIVRNCSSFLLKRNKQTYSTEPNNLKARNSFRYNGLIHRKTVGVEPAADGKGVVVVLKKRAGQRKPATSYEKTTINKNARATLNSLRHIIRKNNYRKDLRMAALRRASAILRSQKPVVVKKKRTRATKTA; this is encoded by the exons ATGTCGGCCCATCTGCAGTGGATGATCGTTCGCAATTGCTCCAGCTTCCTCCTCAAGCGGAACAAACAGACCTACAGCACc GAGCCGAACAACCTGAAGGCCCGGAACTCCTTCCGCTACAACGGGCTGATCCATCGCAAGACGGTCGGCGTGGAGCCCGCGGCCGACGGGAAGGGGGTCGTGGTGGTGCTGAAGAAACGGGCAG gccagcgcAAGCCAGCCACGTCCTACGAGAAGACGACCATTAACAAGAACGCCCGGGCGACGCTCAACAGCCTGCGTCACATCATCCGCAAGAACAACTACCGCAAGGATCTGCGcatg GCCGCTCTGCGCCGCGCCAGCGCCATCCTGCGGAGCCAGAAGCCGGTGGTGGTGAAGAAGAAGAGAACCCGGGCTACCAAGACTGCGTGA
- the LOC123350121 gene encoding visinin-like has translation MGNSKSGALSKEILEDLKLNTKYTEDELCKWYESFQKQCPDGRISRAEFEKIYGNFFPNSDPKVYARHVFRSFDTNDDGTLDFREYIIALHLTSSGKTNLKLEWAFSLFDVDRNGEISKSEVLEIITAIFKMIPPEEQKMLAEDENTPQKRADKLWHYFKKEENDKIAEGEFISGVMKNEAIMKLIQYEPKK, from the exons ATGGGGAACAGTAAAAGTGGGGCGCTGTCCAAGGAGATCCTGGAGGACCTGAAACTCAACACCAAGTACACGGAGGACGAGCTGTGCAAGTGGTACGAGAGCTTCCAGAAGCAGTGCCCGGACGGGCGCATCAGCCGGGCCGAGTTCGAGAAGATCTACGGCAACTTCTTCCCCAACTCGGACCCCAAGGTCTACGCCCGGCACGTCTTCCGCAGCTTCGACACCAACGACGACGGGACGCTGGACTTCCGGGAGTACATCATCGCCCTGCACCTCACCTCCTCCGGCAAGACCAACCTCAAGCTGGAGTGGGCCTTCTCCCTCTTCGACGTCGACCGCAACGGGGAGATCAGCAAGAGCGAGGTGCTGGAGATCATCACG GCAATATTTAAGATGATTCCCCCTGAAGAGCAGAAAATGCTGGCTGAGGACGAAAACACCCCCCAGAAACGAGCCGACAAGCTCTGGCACTACTTCAAAAAGGAGGAAAATG acaaaaTCGCCGAGGGGGAGTTCATCTCCGGGGTGATGAAGAACGAAGCCATCATGAAGCTGATCCAATACGAACCCAAGAAATAG